In Elaeis guineensis isolate ETL-2024a chromosome 1, EG11, whole genome shotgun sequence, a genomic segment contains:
- the LOC105039079 gene encoding homeobox protein knotted-1-like 2 isoform X1, which produces MAFHNHLLQYAEQRLGDGPVVLGTMDQLGGQPSSSSDASPAAKDRLVAEAAGKPPLAGGRGPTWLNSAILRQQGHQYVDGSFLHLQTTSDSSASPAGGATTSGGGVGQWPRPAILQRSGSDDEVPVSSDSMIAAAISTDAGGSGQQAHGGAEMGEGEAGVQGVAGGAGGGGAGEHVGEGSWQNARYKAEILGHPLYEQLLSAHVACLRIATPVDQLPRIDAQLAQSQHVVAKYSVLGHGNQMLGDDKELDQFMTHYVLLLCSFKEQLQQHVRVHAMEAVMACWELEQSLQSLTGVSPGEGTGATMSDDDDDQADSDTNLFDGSLGDGSDSMGFGPLIPTESERSLMDRVRQELKHELKQGYKEKIVDIREEILRKRRAGKLPGDTTSTLKAWWQSHSKWPYPTEDDKARLVQETGLQLKQINNWFINQRKRNWHNNPSSSSALKSKRKREVMQVTTMLSASCRQQAKDRNVVRSQALSSVTLDNLANING; this is translated from the exons ATGGCGTTCCACAACCACCTGTTGCAGTACGCGGAGCAGCGTTTGGGGGATGGTCCGGTGGTGCTCGGAACGATGGACCAGCTTGGAGGCCAgccttcctcctcctccgatgCCTCCCCCGCTGCTAAAGACCGCCTCGTGGCCGAGGCAGCCGGGAAGCCGCCGCTCGCCGGGGGAAGGGGCCCGACGTGGCTCAACAGCGCAATTCTACGGCAGCAGGGACACCAGTACGTGGACGGGAGCTTCCTTCATCTCCAGACGACCTCCGATTCATCGGCGTCGCCGGCGGGCGGAGCCACCACCTCCGGCGGTGGCGTGGGCCAGTGGCCGCGGCCAGCGATCCTGCAGCGGAGCGGGAGCGATGACGAGGTGCCTGTGTCCAGCGACTCCATGATCGCCGCTGCGATCTCCACCGATGCCGGGGGGAGTGGCCAGCAGGCCCACGGCGGAGCGGAGATGGGGGAAGGGGAGGCAGGCGTGCAGGGGGTAGCCGGCGGCGCTGGTGGTGGTGGGGCGGGGGAGCATGTTGGAGAGGGTTCGTGGCAGAACGCGAGGTACAAGGCGGAGATACTGGGGCATCCGCTGTACGAGCAGCTGCTGTCGGCGCACGTGGCGTGCCTCCGGATCGCGACGCCGGTGGACCAGCTGCCGCGGATTGACGCTCAGCTGGCCCAATCTCAGCACGTGGTGGCCAAGTACTCAGTTCTCGGACACGGCAATCAGATGCTCGGAGACGACAAGGAGCTCGATCAGTTCATg ACACATTATGTCTTGCTACTCTGTTCCTTCAAAGAACAACTGCAGCAGCATGTGCGTGTTCATGCAATGGAAGCAGTAATGGCTTGCTGGGAGCTTGAACAGTCTCTACAAAGCCTCACAG GTGTCTCTCCCGGTGAAGGCACAGGCGCTACTAtgtctgatgatgatgatgaccagGCAGACAGTGACACGAACTTGTTTGATGGAAGCTTGGGAGATGGATCCGATAGCATGGGATTTGGTCCCCTTATTCCAACAGAGAGTGAACGGTCCTTGATGGATCGTGTAAGGCAAGAGCTGAAGCATGAACTGAAACAG GGGTACAAAGAGAAAATTGTAGACATAAGGGAGGAGATTCTACGCAAGCGAAGAGCTGGAAAACTCCCAGGGGATACCACTTCTACTTTAAAGGCTTGGTGGCAGTCCCATTCTAAGTGGCCATACCCAACA GAGGACGACAAGGCACGGTTAGTGCAGGAAACAGGACTACAACTAAAGCAGATCAATAACTGGTTCATCAACCAAAGGAAAAGGAACTGGCACAACAATCCATCTTCATCCAGTGCTCTGAAGAGTAAGCGCAAAAG AGAAGTAATGCAGGTGACAACAATGCTGAGCGCTTCATGTAGACAACAGGCTAAGGATAGAAACGTGGTTCGATCGCAAGCATTGTCCTCTGTTACATTGGACAATTTGGCAAATATCAATGGATAA
- the LOC105039079 gene encoding homeobox protein knotted-1-like 2 isoform X2 — protein sequence MAFHNHLLQYAEQRLGDGPVVLGTMDQLGGQPSSSSDASPAAKDRLVAEAAGKPPLAGGRGPTWLNSAILRQQGHQYVDGSFLHLQTTSDSSASPAGGATTSGGGVGQWPRPAILQRSGSDDEVPVSSDSMIAAAISTDAGGSGQQAHGGAEMGEGEAGVQGVAGGAGGGGAGEHVGEGSWQNARYKAEILGHPLYEQLLSAHVACLRIATPVDQLPRIDAQLAQSQHVVAKYSVLGHGNQMLGDDKELDQFMTHYVLLLCSFKEQLQQHVRVHAMEAVMACWELEQSLQSLTGVSPGEGTGATMSDDDDDQADSDTNLFDGSLGDGSDSMGFGPLIPTESERSLMDRVRQELKHELKQGYKEKIVDIREEILRKRRAGKLPGDTTSTLKAWWQSHSKWPYPTEDDKARLVQETGLQLKQINNWFINQRKRNWHNNPSSSSALKSKRKSNAGDNNAERFM from the exons ATGGCGTTCCACAACCACCTGTTGCAGTACGCGGAGCAGCGTTTGGGGGATGGTCCGGTGGTGCTCGGAACGATGGACCAGCTTGGAGGCCAgccttcctcctcctccgatgCCTCCCCCGCTGCTAAAGACCGCCTCGTGGCCGAGGCAGCCGGGAAGCCGCCGCTCGCCGGGGGAAGGGGCCCGACGTGGCTCAACAGCGCAATTCTACGGCAGCAGGGACACCAGTACGTGGACGGGAGCTTCCTTCATCTCCAGACGACCTCCGATTCATCGGCGTCGCCGGCGGGCGGAGCCACCACCTCCGGCGGTGGCGTGGGCCAGTGGCCGCGGCCAGCGATCCTGCAGCGGAGCGGGAGCGATGACGAGGTGCCTGTGTCCAGCGACTCCATGATCGCCGCTGCGATCTCCACCGATGCCGGGGGGAGTGGCCAGCAGGCCCACGGCGGAGCGGAGATGGGGGAAGGGGAGGCAGGCGTGCAGGGGGTAGCCGGCGGCGCTGGTGGTGGTGGGGCGGGGGAGCATGTTGGAGAGGGTTCGTGGCAGAACGCGAGGTACAAGGCGGAGATACTGGGGCATCCGCTGTACGAGCAGCTGCTGTCGGCGCACGTGGCGTGCCTCCGGATCGCGACGCCGGTGGACCAGCTGCCGCGGATTGACGCTCAGCTGGCCCAATCTCAGCACGTGGTGGCCAAGTACTCAGTTCTCGGACACGGCAATCAGATGCTCGGAGACGACAAGGAGCTCGATCAGTTCATg ACACATTATGTCTTGCTACTCTGTTCCTTCAAAGAACAACTGCAGCAGCATGTGCGTGTTCATGCAATGGAAGCAGTAATGGCTTGCTGGGAGCTTGAACAGTCTCTACAAAGCCTCACAG GTGTCTCTCCCGGTGAAGGCACAGGCGCTACTAtgtctgatgatgatgatgaccagGCAGACAGTGACACGAACTTGTTTGATGGAAGCTTGGGAGATGGATCCGATAGCATGGGATTTGGTCCCCTTATTCCAACAGAGAGTGAACGGTCCTTGATGGATCGTGTAAGGCAAGAGCTGAAGCATGAACTGAAACAG GGGTACAAAGAGAAAATTGTAGACATAAGGGAGGAGATTCTACGCAAGCGAAGAGCTGGAAAACTCCCAGGGGATACCACTTCTACTTTAAAGGCTTGGTGGCAGTCCCATTCTAAGTGGCCATACCCAACA GAGGACGACAAGGCACGGTTAGTGCAGGAAACAGGACTACAACTAAAGCAGATCAATAACTGGTTCATCAACCAAAGGAAAAGGAACTGGCACAACAATCCATCTTCATCCAGTGCTCTGAAGAGTAAGCGCAAAAG TAATGCAGGTGACAACAATGCTGAGCGCTTCATGTAG
- the LOC105039079 gene encoding homeobox protein knotted-1-like 2 isoform X3: MAFHNHLLQYAEQRLGDGPVVLGTMDQLGGQPSSSSDASPAAKDRLVAEAAGKPPLAGGRGPTWLNSAILRQQGHQYVDGSFLHLQTTSDSSASPAGGATTSGGGVGQWPRPAILQRSGSDDEVPVSSDSMIAAAISTDAGGSGQQAHGGAEMGEGEAGVQGVAGGAGGGGAGEHVGEGSWQNARYKAEILGHPLYEQLLSAHVACLRIATPVDQLPRIDAQLAQSQHVVAKYSVLGHGNQMLGDDKELDQFMTHYVLLLCSFKEQLQQHVRVHAMEAVMACWELEQSLQSLTGVSPGEGTGATMSDDDDDQADSDTNLFDGSLGDGSDSMGFGPLIPTESERSLMDRVRQELKHELKQGYKEKIVDIREEILRKRRAGKLPGDTTSTLKAWWQSHSKWPYPTEDDKARLVQETGLQLKQINNWFINQRKRNWHNNPSSSSALKSKRKR; encoded by the exons ATGGCGTTCCACAACCACCTGTTGCAGTACGCGGAGCAGCGTTTGGGGGATGGTCCGGTGGTGCTCGGAACGATGGACCAGCTTGGAGGCCAgccttcctcctcctccgatgCCTCCCCCGCTGCTAAAGACCGCCTCGTGGCCGAGGCAGCCGGGAAGCCGCCGCTCGCCGGGGGAAGGGGCCCGACGTGGCTCAACAGCGCAATTCTACGGCAGCAGGGACACCAGTACGTGGACGGGAGCTTCCTTCATCTCCAGACGACCTCCGATTCATCGGCGTCGCCGGCGGGCGGAGCCACCACCTCCGGCGGTGGCGTGGGCCAGTGGCCGCGGCCAGCGATCCTGCAGCGGAGCGGGAGCGATGACGAGGTGCCTGTGTCCAGCGACTCCATGATCGCCGCTGCGATCTCCACCGATGCCGGGGGGAGTGGCCAGCAGGCCCACGGCGGAGCGGAGATGGGGGAAGGGGAGGCAGGCGTGCAGGGGGTAGCCGGCGGCGCTGGTGGTGGTGGGGCGGGGGAGCATGTTGGAGAGGGTTCGTGGCAGAACGCGAGGTACAAGGCGGAGATACTGGGGCATCCGCTGTACGAGCAGCTGCTGTCGGCGCACGTGGCGTGCCTCCGGATCGCGACGCCGGTGGACCAGCTGCCGCGGATTGACGCTCAGCTGGCCCAATCTCAGCACGTGGTGGCCAAGTACTCAGTTCTCGGACACGGCAATCAGATGCTCGGAGACGACAAGGAGCTCGATCAGTTCATg ACACATTATGTCTTGCTACTCTGTTCCTTCAAAGAACAACTGCAGCAGCATGTGCGTGTTCATGCAATGGAAGCAGTAATGGCTTGCTGGGAGCTTGAACAGTCTCTACAAAGCCTCACAG GTGTCTCTCCCGGTGAAGGCACAGGCGCTACTAtgtctgatgatgatgatgaccagGCAGACAGTGACACGAACTTGTTTGATGGAAGCTTGGGAGATGGATCCGATAGCATGGGATTTGGTCCCCTTATTCCAACAGAGAGTGAACGGTCCTTGATGGATCGTGTAAGGCAAGAGCTGAAGCATGAACTGAAACAG GGGTACAAAGAGAAAATTGTAGACATAAGGGAGGAGATTCTACGCAAGCGAAGAGCTGGAAAACTCCCAGGGGATACCACTTCTACTTTAAAGGCTTGGTGGCAGTCCCATTCTAAGTGGCCATACCCAACA GAGGACGACAAGGCACGGTTAGTGCAGGAAACAGGACTACAACTAAAGCAGATCAATAACTGGTTCATCAACCAAAGGAAAAGGAACTGGCACAACAATCCATCTTCATCCAGTGCTCTGAAGAGTAAGCGCAAAAG GTGA
- the LOC105039081 gene encoding chaperone protein dnaJ A7A, chloroplastic: protein MMAIIPCGGTSVPQLGEQPQLMFRYTPQVAKACCFSNKLLMPQPGTFNKEKYLASSCASFFAPVPASALFNSWACQNLRRTRGARLVVRADSDYYSVFGVSKNASKSEIKSAYRKLARTYHPDVNKEPGAEQKFKEISNAYEVLSDDEKRAMYDKYGEAGLKGAGMGMGDFTNPFDLFESLFEGMGGMGGSRAARNRPMQGDDEIYNLVLNFKEAVFGVEKEIEITRLENCGTCDGSGAKPGTKPSKCDTCGGQGQVVSSVRTPLGVFQQVMTCSTCGGTGEFSTPCNTCRGDGRVRRTKRIGLKVPAGVDSGSRLRVRSEGNAGRRGGPPGDLYVFIEVLSDSVLKREGNKIFYTCKVSYIDAILGTTVEVPTVDGMVDLKIPEGTQPGTTLVMAKKGVPYLGKPNIRGDQLVRVQVEIPKRLSSEERKLIEELANLSEAKTANSRR, encoded by the exons ATGATGGCAATTATACCGTGTGGAGGTACTTCAGTACCTCAGTTGGGAGAACAGCCTCAATTAATGTTCAGATACACGCCTCAAGTAGCAAAGGCATGTTGCTTTAGTAACAAGCTTCTGATGCCCCAACCCGG TACCTtcaacaaggaaaaatatttggCATCATCATGTGCCAGTTTCTTTGCCCCAGTTCCTGCTTCTGCTCTATTCAATAGTTGGGCATGTCAAAATCTTCGACGTACTAGGGGGGCAAGACTTGTAGTCAGAGCTGATAGC GATTATTACTCTGTTTTTGGCGTGTCCAAAAATGCCAGTAAATCAGAAATCAAAAGTG CTTATCGGAAGCTTGCGAGGACTTATCATCCAGATGTAAACAA AGAACCTGGAGCAGAGCAAAAATTTAAGGAGATTAGCAATGCTTATGAG GTGTTGTCAGATGATGAGAAGCGAGCTATGTATGATAAATATGGAGAAGCTGGTCTCAAAGGCGCTGGCATGGGCATGGGG GATTTCACTAACCCATTTGATCTCTTTGAGTCGTTGTTCGAAGGCATGGGTGGAATGGGTGGAAGCAGAGCTGCTCGTAATCGGCCAATGCAGGGTGATGATGAGATCTATAATCTTGTCTTAAATTTCAAGGAAGCAGTCTTCGGAGTGGAGAAAGAGATTGAAATAACAAGGCTAGAGAATTGTGGGACCTGTGATGGGTCTGGTGCCAAACCTGGTACCAAGCCGAGCAAATGCGACACTTGTGGTGGTCAAGGCCAGGTTGTATCTTCTGTTCGGACCCCACTGGGTGTATTCCAGCAAGTCATGACTTGCTCTACTTGTGGTGGGACTGGAGAGTTCTCCACCCCTTGTAACACATGTAGAGGGGATGGCCGCGTGAGGCGGACTAAGAGGATCGGTTTGAAAGTTCCAGCTGGAGTAGACTCTGGTAGCCGGCTGAGGGTCCGATCAGAAGGGAatgctggaagaagaggtggccCTCCTGGAGACCTATATGTATTTATTGAGGTTCTCTCTGATTCTGTGCTCAAGCGGGAGGGGAATAAGATATTTTACACATGCAAGGTATCATATATTGATGCAATCCTTGGGACCACAGTTGAGGTGCCAACAGTAGATGGAATGGTGGATCTGAAGATCCCAGAAGGGACCCAGCCAGGCACTACACTGGTGATGGCAAAGAAGGGAGTCCCCTACCTTGGGAAGCCAAATATTAGGGGTGATCAGTTGGTTCGGGTGCAGGTGGAGATTCCAAAGAGACTGAGCAGCGAAGAGAGGAAACTGATCGAAGAGCTTGCAAATCTCAGTGAGGCCAAGACTGCAAACAGTCGGAGATAG